In Bacillus sp. DX3.1, the following proteins share a genomic window:
- a CDS encoding lipoprotein BA_5634 family protein — protein sequence MKKYMTIFIISVLAVIGLSACSKFTQDSQPANGIFIIGNEQDAVPVIDRYKDNIKTKTMFRVKTGKVDEKAVLILDETTAKTIIKTKIFRKRDDVNGKMDSTPLAKLPEIGKGSALLFAESDDSYVTNLNLNGKEIPVTYDSDSWLGHLRDHDSETYLVVVANDIYKQIPADETNLQLIRLKKSLGDQNPTMSTDNTIVNEYLKLEKQVNDFDKLISVKFVTLEDEK from the coding sequence ATGAAAAAGTATATGACTATTTTTATAATCAGTGTACTGGCTGTTATTGGCTTAAGTGCATGTTCTAAATTTACTCAGGATTCTCAACCAGCCAATGGGATATTTATAATTGGTAATGAACAAGATGCAGTTCCAGTTATAGATCGATATAAAGACAATATAAAAACAAAGACTATGTTTCGAGTGAAAACAGGAAAGGTCGATGAGAAAGCTGTTCTTATTTTAGATGAAACAACAGCTAAAACGATTATAAAAACAAAAATCTTTCGTAAACGTGATGATGTGAATGGAAAAATGGATTCTACGCCGTTAGCTAAATTACCAGAGATAGGAAAAGGGAGCGCACTCCTATTTGCAGAAAGCGACGATAGTTATGTAACAAACCTTAACCTAAACGGTAAAGAGATACCTGTTACATATGATAGTGATTCTTGGCTTGGACATTTACGTGACCATGATTCTGAAACGTATCTCGTTGTTGTTGCTAACGATATTTATAAACAAATACCAGCTGATGAAACAAATCTGCAATTAATTCGTTTGAAAAAATCATTAGGTGATCAAAACCCAACGATGTCAACGGATAATACAATTGTAAATGAATATTTAAAACTAGAAAAACAAGTAAATGATTTTGATAAATTAATATCAGTCAAGTTTGTAACTCTTGAAGATGAAAAATAA